In one window of Halococcus salifodinae DSM 8989 DNA:
- a CDS encoding HdeD family acid-resistance protein: MSEETTVTDNGQSLATSWRSLAIVGVLTALFGVLAIVFPFVTGVSFSVLLGVLLVAGGFVHVAHAFTAQDWKGRLWQVLLAGLYGVAGIALLVNPLFTLATLTLILAAFFFADGIIETIMGLRLRGEDGWAWLLASGVLSIVVGAAIWIGWPSTALWVVGLLFGINLLSTGLSMLVLAMGGRNHARGTEDVSQPGTKPRGA, encoded by the coding sequence ATGAGTGAAGAAACCACAGTTACCGACAACGGACAGTCACTGGCGACGAGCTGGCGCTCGCTCGCGATCGTCGGCGTCCTGACCGCGCTGTTCGGCGTGTTAGCGATCGTGTTCCCGTTCGTGACCGGCGTGTCGTTCTCGGTCCTGCTGGGTGTGTTGCTCGTGGCCGGCGGCTTCGTGCACGTCGCTCACGCGTTCACCGCACAGGACTGGAAAGGAAGGCTTTGGCAAGTCCTGCTCGCAGGGCTCTACGGGGTGGCAGGGATCGCCCTGCTGGTGAACCCACTGTTCACGCTGGCGACGCTGACGCTCATCCTCGCGGCGTTTTTCTTCGCCGACGGGATCATCGAGACGATCATGGGTCTCCGGCTTCGGGGTGAGGACGGCTGGGCGTGGCTGCTCGCCAGCGGGGTGCTCAGCATCGTCGTCGGCGCTGCGATCTGGATCGGATGGCCAAGCACTGCCCTCTGGGTGGTCGGCCTCCTGTTCGGTATCAACCTCCTCAGCACCGGCCTCTCGATGCTCGTGCTCGCCATGGGCGGACGCAACCACGCTCGTGGGACGGAGGACGTCAGCCAACCCGGCACGAAGCCCCGCGGCGCGTGA
- a CDS encoding beta-ketoacyl-ACP reductase — protein sequence MEDRTCVVTGSSRGIGRGIAECFGTQGANVVVNYRRSETEANEVVDRIESAGGRALAIQADVTDQEQVEAMRETTHDAFGRADVVVNNAGINQDVLFTEMSHEEWDTVLDIHLDGAFHCTQAFYDDIAAAAEGRLINISSIVGKGGNMGQANYATAKSGIFGFTRTLALELADEGSTSNCVAPGFIATQMLDGVPEKLKAGIEDDTPLGRLGTVEEVAEVVGFLADEKSSFITGEVIDVNGGKDL from the coding sequence ATGGAGGATCGAACGTGTGTGGTGACTGGCTCGTCGCGCGGGATCGGACGGGGAATCGCCGAGTGCTTCGGAACGCAGGGGGCGAACGTCGTCGTCAACTACCGTCGGTCGGAAACGGAAGCCAACGAGGTCGTCGACCGGATCGAATCGGCCGGCGGGCGTGCACTCGCGATCCAAGCGGACGTTACCGACCAAGAGCAAGTGGAGGCGATGCGGGAGACGACCCACGACGCGTTCGGCCGTGCGGACGTCGTGGTCAACAACGCGGGCATCAACCAGGACGTGCTGTTTACCGAGATGAGCCACGAAGAGTGGGACACGGTGCTCGACATCCACCTCGACGGGGCGTTTCACTGCACACAGGCGTTTTACGACGACATCGCGGCGGCAGCGGAGGGGCGACTGATCAACATCTCGAGCATCGTGGGCAAAGGTGGCAACATGGGACAGGCCAACTACGCGACGGCGAAAAGCGGGATCTTCGGGTTCACCCGGACGCTGGCGTTGGAGCTTGCGGACGAGGGATCGACGTCGAACTGTGTCGCCCCGGGATTCATCGCGACCCAAATGCTCGACGGCGTCCCGGAGAAGCTGAAAGCAGGCATCGAGGACGACACGCCGCTCGGACGGCTCGGCACCGTCGAAGAGGTCGCCGAGGTCGTCGGCTTCCTCGCGGACGAGAAATCGTCGTTCATCACCGGTGAAGTGATCGACGTCAACGGTGGCAAGGATCTGTAA
- a CDS encoding BtpA/SgcQ family protein, translating into MDVFSTDTPLIGMVHLPPLPGSPGFEGDRDAIRERLCRDASALEAGGVDGIMLENFGDAPFYPDRVPRHVVADIASLAATLRDHVSIPFGVNVLRNDVHSALAVAAATGGTFVRVNVHTGARLTDQGVVEGMAHETLRLRERLDADVAILADLDVKHSAPLAERSLTEELADLVERGGADAVVVSGAGTGATVDEAFLDRVVECRDARGLDAPVFLGSGVTPETAPDLLSVADGAIVGTALKHDGETTNPVDEAAVERVVEAVP; encoded by the coding sequence ATGGACGTCTTCAGTACGGACACGCCGCTCATCGGCATGGTCCACTTGCCGCCGCTCCCCGGATCGCCCGGGTTCGAGGGCGACCGAGACGCGATCCGCGAGCGATTGTGTCGGGACGCCTCGGCGCTCGAAGCGGGTGGCGTCGACGGCATCATGCTCGAAAACTTCGGCGATGCGCCGTTCTATCCCGACCGCGTGCCCCGCCACGTCGTCGCCGACATCGCATCGCTCGCTGCCACGCTTCGCGACCACGTCTCGATCCCGTTCGGCGTGAACGTCCTCAGGAACGACGTCCACAGCGCGCTCGCCGTTGCGGCCGCCACAGGAGGCACGTTCGTTCGCGTGAACGTCCACACCGGCGCGCGCCTCACCGATCAGGGCGTCGTCGAGGGCATGGCCCACGAGACGCTGCGACTCCGCGAGCGACTCGACGCCGACGTCGCGATCCTCGCCGATCTCGACGTGAAACACTCCGCACCGCTCGCCGAGCGCTCTCTCACGGAAGAACTCGCCGATCTCGTCGAACGTGGCGGTGCCGACGCCGTCGTCGTGAGCGGGGCTGGAACCGGTGCGACCGTCGACGAAGCGTTTCTCGATCGCGTGGTCGAGTGCCGCGACGCCCGCGGACTCGATGCACCCGTCTTCCTCGGCAGCGGCGTCACCCCCGAGACGGCCCCCGATCTGCTCTCGGTTGCCGATGGAGCGATCGTCGGGACGGCGCTCAAACACGACGGCGAGACGACCAACCCGGTGGACGAAGCCGCGGTCGAGCGTGTCGTCGAGGCCGTTCCTTAG
- a CDS encoding MFS transporter → MSRSFTSRLVSVSNPREVWLITVAHAVNEFYSVALPPILPLLVNDFAISYGEAGALLTVFFATYSIFQLPAGVLADRIGQRWLLAGGMVVLAAGILVAASAQGYWTLVAAEVIAGIGGSTYHPSGMSIISDLETGATEGKAMGIHGLGGVVGTALAPALIGGLATLFDWRFALTVSAAVGVVYAMVFLAVFRPRHRSDDAAPVEPDGGTDESPASRTSENTGDRWSGLSGLVSVPLEPWVAVLFLANLAIATELGAVRTFVTSFLVEHAGTTAGVANGIFFGMLVGAGISSLAAGSLADSMDRRTLGFGALATSTIVLGATAVVPLVPIVLFGWFFLLGVAMWAALPAMNAITSQYSERGFSGSLFGVMLTAGSLGGAIGPLLFGVAAERFGLGAAFPLVAVVSAVGAVAFLGMYRL, encoded by the coding sequence ATGTCGCGGTCGTTCACCTCGCGCCTGGTCTCGGTGTCGAACCCGCGCGAGGTGTGGCTCATTACGGTGGCACACGCCGTCAACGAGTTCTACAGCGTCGCGCTCCCGCCGATCCTGCCGCTGTTGGTGAACGATTTCGCGATCTCCTACGGCGAGGCTGGAGCGTTGCTGACCGTCTTTTTCGCCACGTACTCGATCTTTCAGTTGCCCGCGGGCGTGCTCGCGGACCGGATCGGCCAGCGGTGGCTCCTCGCCGGCGGCATGGTCGTGCTCGCGGCCGGCATCCTCGTCGCAGCGAGCGCACAGGGGTACTGGACCCTCGTCGCTGCCGAAGTGATCGCCGGCATCGGGGGCAGCACCTACCACCCCTCTGGCATGTCGATCATCAGCGATCTCGAAACCGGCGCTACCGAAGGCAAGGCGATGGGAATCCACGGACTCGGCGGGGTCGTGGGTACCGCCCTCGCCCCGGCACTCATCGGGGGCTTGGCAACGCTGTTCGACTGGCGGTTCGCGCTCACGGTCAGCGCGGCAGTCGGTGTCGTCTATGCGATGGTGTTTCTGGCCGTGTTCCGGCCCCGACACCGCTCCGACGACGCAGCCCCGGTCGAACCCGACGGCGGGACCGACGAGAGCCCTGCCTCGCGGACGAGCGAGAACACCGGGGATCGATGGTCCGGTCTCTCCGGGCTGGTTTCGGTGCCGCTCGAACCCTGGGTCGCAGTGTTGTTTCTCGCCAACCTCGCGATCGCCACGGAACTCGGCGCGGTCCGGACGTTCGTCACGTCCTTTCTCGTCGAACACGCCGGCACGACCGCCGGTGTCGCCAACGGGATCTTCTTCGGGATGCTCGTCGGTGCCGGGATCTCCTCGCTCGCCGCGGGTTCCCTCGCCGACAGCATGGATCGGCGAACCCTCGGCTTCGGGGCGCTCGCGACTTCGACGATCGTACTGGGTGCGACCGCGGTCGTGCCGTTGGTGCCGATCGTGCTGTTCGGATGGTTTTTCCTCCTCGGCGTTGCGATGTGGGCTGCCCTGCCCGCGATGAACGCGATCACCTCCCAGTACTCAGAACGCGGGTTCAGCGGGAGTCTGTTCGGGGTGATGTTGACGGCGGGGTCGCTCGGCGGCGCGATCGGGCCCCTGCTGTTCGGCGTCGCCGCCGAACGGTTCGGCCTCGGCGCTGCGTTCCCGCTCGTTGCGGTGGTGAGTGCGGTCGGTGCCGTCGCCTTCCTCGGGATGTACCGGCTCTGA
- a CDS encoding carbohydrate kinase family protein → MSSPAVVTVGSAVVDRIYTLSNLPQPDGGAFVRDHTTAVGGVAANVASGLAELGRETGIVTRLETDAAERIETDLRERGLDCTRVRSGPETSSYTLILRGPDGERMVVAGGQSVPNLRLDNADMSYVNDASVVFTSAYAPDAVVSRLVTARERGELSTLVFDLAGPLSELEGRGTSPATIDRLLDVADLFVVGAVAARSSFGGCDEAITALERRGVGRAAVTRGDAGAVLLNEGTTVDVPAIEVAVTDTTGAGDVFTAGLIHAWLLNGLSAKEAGRFAAGAAALNCAAEGARGHLPTDAVVRSFLDEKDD, encoded by the coding sequence ATGTCGTCGCCGGCAGTCGTCACGGTCGGCAGTGCGGTCGTCGACCGGATCTACACGCTGTCGAACCTCCCCCAGCCCGACGGCGGAGCGTTCGTTCGGGATCACACCACCGCCGTCGGTGGTGTCGCCGCGAACGTCGCGTCCGGACTCGCCGAACTCGGGCGCGAGACCGGGATCGTCACGCGGCTCGAGACGGACGCTGCCGAGCGCATCGAGACGGATCTTCGAGAGCGGGGCCTCGACTGTACTCGGGTGCGCTCCGGCCCCGAAACGTCGTCGTACACGCTGATCCTGCGGGGACCGGATGGCGAACGGATGGTCGTCGCCGGTGGCCAGAGTGTCCCCAACCTCCGGCTCGACAACGCCGATATGAGCTACGTTAACGACGCAAGCGTGGTGTTCACGAGCGCCTACGCGCCCGATGCGGTCGTGTCCAGACTCGTGACGGCTCGTGAACGCGGTGAACTCTCGACGCTCGTGTTCGATCTCGCTGGCCCGCTCTCGGAGCTCGAAGGACGCGGGACGTCGCCCGCGACCATCGATCGCCTCCTCGACGTCGCCGATCTCTTCGTGGTCGGTGCGGTCGCCGCACGATCGTCTTTCGGCGGGTGCGACGAAGCCATCACAGCGCTCGAACGACGGGGCGTCGGTCGGGCCGCCGTGACTCGCGGTGACGCGGGCGCGGTGCTGCTCAACGAAGGGACGACGGTCGACGTTCCGGCTATCGAGGTGGCTGTCACGGACACGACGGGGGCCGGTGACGTCTTCACTGCGGGGCTGATCCACGCGTGGTTGCTGAACGGGCTGTCGGCGAAGGAAGCGGGACGGTTCGCCGCCGGTGCGGCCGCGCTCAACTGTGCTGCCGAGGGTGCGCGCGGTCATCTTCCGACCGACGCCGTGGTCCGGTCGTTCTTAGACGAAAAGGACGACTAA
- a CDS encoding putative manganese transporter encodes MIALQLGLPEGLGILVGSWREAFVQVSAFVGATILLFSLVQYRFDGQLTEWLKENERAQPLTGALLGLTPGCGGAIIAMPLYIRGTVSFGTVVAALAATAGDSAFIILALAPEAALYAYGMAFVAAVLFGYAIDIFGLGVGYVDNAVERIGRPMTDGGFSTTSVAHGGPSIADYDGPDGHDHDHDHGSDMPSYLPNSGLLERASHAIHVLWWIVLAGGLVAGVMYLAKGAQEPAWELAATYDGLFTIAGLLGTTLSFYLYFVGKHYIGEGETGRIMDSFDSLYKTFQHSAMETAMVTVWVVAGYLLYEYGLLLTGLDIAGLAAAAGILAPIAGAVLGLIPGCAAHIVFAQLYALEEAIPFSALVANAISQDGDALFPLMAIDMKAAIIATIYTTIPGVIVGVLVYYLWPYAQFGFGVLG; translated from the coding sequence ATGATCGCCCTCCAACTCGGCCTGCCGGAAGGCCTCGGTATCCTCGTCGGCTCCTGGCGCGAAGCCTTCGTGCAGGTCTCGGCCTTCGTCGGCGCGACGATCCTCCTGTTCAGTCTCGTCCAGTATCGGTTCGACGGCCAACTCACCGAGTGGCTCAAAGAGAACGAACGCGCCCAACCCCTCACCGGCGCGTTGCTCGGACTCACCCCGGGCTGTGGCGGTGCCATCATCGCGATGCCGCTGTACATTCGCGGGACGGTTAGCTTCGGCACTGTCGTCGCAGCCCTTGCAGCGACCGCGGGCGACTCGGCGTTCATCATCCTCGCGCTCGCCCCCGAGGCAGCGTTGTACGCCTACGGGATGGCGTTCGTCGCAGCGGTCCTGTTCGGCTACGCCATCGACATCTTCGGGCTCGGCGTCGGCTACGTCGACAACGCGGTCGAGCGCATCGGTCGCCCGATGACCGACGGCGGGTTTTCGACGACGAGTGTCGCCCACGGTGGCCCGAGCATCGCCGACTACGACGGCCCCGACGGTCACGACCACGACCACGATCACGGCAGCGATATGCCGAGCTACCTGCCGAACTCCGGGCTGCTCGAACGCGCGAGTCACGCGATCCACGTTCTGTGGTGGATCGTCCTCGCGGGCGGACTGGTCGCCGGCGTGATGTACCTCGCCAAAGGCGCTCAAGAGCCCGCGTGGGAGCTCGCGGCCACGTACGACGGCCTGTTCACGATCGCTGGCCTCCTCGGCACCACGCTATCGTTTTACCTGTACTTCGTCGGCAAACACTACATCGGCGAAGGCGAGACCGGCCGCATCATGGATTCGTTCGACAGCCTGTACAAGACCTTCCAGCACTCCGCGATGGAGACCGCGATGGTGACCGTGTGGGTCGTCGCTGGCTACCTGCTCTACGAGTACGGGCTCCTGCTCACCGGACTGGATATCGCCGGACTCGCGGCAGCTGCGGGCATTCTCGCGCCGATCGCGGGCGCGGTGCTCGGCCTCATCCCCGGCTGTGCGGCCCACATCGTGTTCGCACAGCTGTACGCTCTCGAAGAAGCCATTCCGTTCTCGGCGCTCGTCGCGAACGCCATCAGTCAGGACGGCGACGCGCTGTTCCCGTTGATGGCGATCGACATGAAGGCCGCCATCATCGCGACCATCTACACGACGATCCCGGGCGTCATCGTCGGGGTCCTCGTCTACTACCTCTGGCCGTACGCCCAGTTCGGGTTCGGGGTACTCGGATGA
- a CDS encoding universal stress protein, with amino-acid sequence MTDVYEHILVPTDGSDPAAAALGHALGLATQNDAILHALFVIDTDKSWLTVSRTEVDDAIRDIGQETSEQVLGEVEAAAADAGAELVTEVLEGTPDERILTSAADDDADLIVMGTHGHSGLQRRLLGSVTERVIRGADVPVMAVSVADEDTA; translated from the coding sequence GTGACTGACGTGTACGAACACATCCTCGTTCCGACGGACGGAAGCGATCCCGCAGCCGCTGCCCTCGGGCACGCGCTCGGGCTCGCCACCCAGAACGATGCGATCCTCCACGCCCTGTTCGTCATCGATACCGACAAGAGCTGGCTGACGGTCTCGCGAACCGAGGTCGACGACGCGATCAGAGACATCGGGCAGGAAACCAGCGAGCAAGTCCTCGGCGAGGTCGAAGCCGCGGCTGCGGATGCCGGCGCCGAACTCGTCACGGAGGTGCTGGAGGGGACGCCCGACGAACGGATACTCACGAGTGCCGCCGACGACGACGCCGATCTCATCGTGATGGGAACACACGGTCACTCGGGGCTCCAACGCCGTCTCCTCGGGAGCGTCACCGAACGGGTCATTCGAGGAGCCGATGTCCCCGTCATGGCGGTCAGCGTCGCCGACGAAGACACCGCCTGA
- a CDS encoding Na+/H+ antiporter NhaC family protein gives MATRQVLISLYAGIWSGALIATSGNPLAATALSLDWIVETVRDPFNATFLVLILLMGAGAAFIYKSGSILALEQWVGDRVETARDAQVLTWLIGIFIFFDSYTSTIITGNATKELANSRYSSREMHAYVLDSTTSPVTTFGPISNWIGFQVSVIAQVITAGTLTVAAIGASPYELFLQSIPWNIYCLMAFLMVGLIAITQRFYGPMLDAEWRARSERKTMREGASPLSDVSSDVGEPSETNPTLVNFFAPIVALVVAGLVSMWWLGGGASPSVGIAEAFQETDIARALLFSAFAFAVVGFLGTVATGALDLDTASDTIVDGFKTMMIAVAIIVLAWTIGLAAGQVGTAQYIINVVTGSGLPGETLPILIFAISAFIAFTTGTSWGTMSIVTPLALPLGYETVGAEILPVLLGALLGGAIMGDHCSPISDTTVMSSIFSGSDHIDHVNTQIPFALTAGGVAVVMYTLYALGITSPAVILPTALVVTAGAVFVLNTIDARRKNLPAVMPTVAEIERGETDFGPDSERSSTGLLERASANFELVNTVSVVAVVVTVVYLGSVLALATFSG, from the coding sequence ATGGCGACGCGACAGGTACTCATCTCCCTCTATGCGGGCATCTGGTCGGGAGCGCTGATCGCCACATCGGGCAATCCACTCGCCGCGACGGCGCTGTCACTCGACTGGATCGTCGAAACCGTGCGTGACCCGTTCAACGCGACGTTTCTCGTGTTGATTCTCCTGATGGGAGCGGGTGCAGCGTTCATCTACAAGTCCGGTAGCATCCTCGCCCTCGAACAGTGGGTCGGCGATCGGGTCGAAACGGCCCGCGATGCGCAGGTACTCACCTGGCTGATCGGCATCTTCATCTTTTTCGACTCGTACACGAGCACGATCATCACGGGGAATGCGACGAAGGAGCTCGCCAACTCGCGGTACTCCTCGCGGGAGATGCACGCCTACGTGCTCGACTCGACGACCTCTCCCGTGACGACGTTCGGGCCGATCTCGAACTGGATCGGGTTCCAGGTCTCGGTCATCGCACAGGTCATCACTGCCGGTACCCTGACTGTTGCCGCCATCGGCGCGTCTCCCTACGAGCTGTTCTTACAGAGCATTCCGTGGAACATCTACTGTCTCATGGCCTTCCTCATGGTGGGACTCATCGCCATCACCCAACGCTTCTACGGCCCGATGCTCGATGCAGAGTGGCGCGCGCGGAGCGAGCGAAAAACGATGCGGGAGGGTGCGTCCCCGCTGTCGGACGTCAGCTCCGATGTCGGCGAGCCGAGCGAAACGAACCCGACGCTGGTGAACTTCTTCGCGCCGATCGTCGCCCTCGTCGTCGCCGGACTCGTTTCGATGTGGTGGCTCGGTGGTGGTGCGTCCCCGAGCGTTGGCATCGCCGAAGCCTTCCAGGAGACGGACATCGCCCGAGCGTTGCTGTTCTCGGCGTTCGCGTTCGCCGTCGTCGGGTTTCTTGGTACTGTGGCGACCGGCGCACTCGATCTCGATACGGCGAGCGACACGATCGTCGACGGGTTCAAGACCATGATGATCGCGGTGGCGATCATCGTTCTCGCGTGGACGATCGGTCTCGCGGCCGGACAGGTTGGTACCGCTCAGTACATCATCAACGTGGTGACCGGGAGTGGCCTGCCTGGCGAGACGCTCCCGATCCTGATCTTCGCCATCTCGGCGTTCATCGCGTTCACGACCGGCACCTCGTGGGGGACGATGTCGATCGTCACGCCGCTTGCGCTGCCGCTCGGCTACGAGACGGTCGGGGCAGAAATTCTCCCCGTTCTGTTGGGCGCGTTACTCGGCGGGGCGATCATGGGCGATCACTGCTCACCGATCAGCGATACCACGGTCATGTCGTCGATCTTCTCGGGATCGGATCACATCGATCACGTGAACACCCAGATCCCCTTCGCGCTCACTGCTGGTGGCGTCGCGGTCGTGATGTACACGCTGTACGCGCTGGGAATCACGTCACCAGCCGTGATCCTGCCCACCGCACTCGTCGTCACCGCTGGAGCCGTGTTCGTTCTCAACACGATCGACGCTCGCCGAAAGAACCTCCCGGCAGTGATGCCGACCGTCGCCGAAATCGAACGGGGCGAAACCGACTTCGGCCCGGATTCCGAACGCTCCTCGACCGGACTGTTGGAGCGGGCGTCGGCGAACTTCGAACTCGTGAACACGGTCTCGGTCGTCGCCGTCGTGGTGACGGTCGTCTACCTCGGATCCGTACTGGCGTTGGCCACGTTCAGCGGCTGA
- a CDS encoding MATE family efflux transporter, translating into MERPPNPVRLVVYWVGLALVRAGLIDRERARRTTDLAWPRIVTGLARMSKNAIDVAMVGVAIGTSAITGVGFAASFWGIAFALGGGVASGTIALVSQAYGADESGGQAVRSSVVIVLALTIPVAALFWSLPTELVGLLSNDPAVVALGADYLQVVGLGIPFAGLNLIGSRTLVGTDDAWTPMVIRAGGAVVNIALNAVLIFGVGLGVVGAAIGTVLANVVVTTTFALGFTHGRVPLVGSFEVTLDPLGTYVDRDTMRQLVEIGTPMIGKNLAWRLGEFPLLAIVDIFGTAVAAAFVIALRVRDLMNTPGWGFSLASSSLVGQELGIGDEASAEAYGRDVMRFAVVVYFVSAGLVFVFAEPIALAFVGDPTAPALPITVTLIYATCVGIVFRGLSRTASGPLRASGDTRWPFYGQVLGYAIAIPVAYLGAVTPLGLAGLGLAIVIEMVAPAIVNYYRFSTGKWKAISRSYRPAASSGD; encoded by the coding sequence GTGGAACGCCCTCCAAACCCCGTTCGGTTGGTCGTGTACTGGGTCGGTCTCGCGCTCGTCCGCGCGGGGCTGATCGACCGGGAGCGAGCGCGCCGAACGACCGACCTCGCGTGGCCGCGGATCGTCACCGGCCTCGCGCGGATGTCGAAAAACGCCATCGACGTCGCGATGGTCGGCGTCGCTATCGGCACGAGTGCGATCACGGGCGTCGGATTCGCGGCCTCCTTTTGGGGCATCGCGTTCGCGCTCGGTGGCGGCGTCGCCAGCGGCACCATCGCGCTCGTCTCGCAGGCATACGGTGCCGACGAGAGCGGTGGACAGGCCGTCCGATCGAGTGTCGTGATCGTGCTCGCGCTCACGATCCCCGTCGCCGCGCTCTTCTGGTCGCTGCCAACCGAGCTCGTCGGCCTGCTCAGCAACGATCCGGCCGTCGTGGCCCTCGGTGCGGACTACCTCCAGGTCGTCGGGTTGGGGATCCCTTTCGCCGGGTTGAACCTCATCGGGAGTCGGACGCTCGTCGGCACCGACGACGCGTGGACGCCGATGGTCATCCGGGCCGGCGGAGCGGTCGTGAACATCGCACTCAACGCCGTGTTGATCTTTGGCGTCGGGCTCGGCGTCGTCGGTGCGGCGATCGGGACCGTGCTCGCGAACGTCGTCGTCACCACGACGTTCGCGCTCGGTTTCACGCACGGCCGCGTCCCACTGGTCGGGTCGTTCGAGGTGACGCTCGATCCACTCGGGACGTACGTCGATCGCGACACCATGCGTCAACTGGTCGAGATCGGCACGCCCATGATCGGCAAGAACTTGGCGTGGCGGCTGGGCGAGTTCCCGCTGCTCGCGATCGTCGACATCTTCGGGACGGCGGTCGCGGCGGCGTTCGTGATCGCGCTGCGGGTGCGGGACCTGATGAACACGCCGGGCTGGGGGTTCAGCCTCGCGTCGTCGAGCCTGGTGGGTCAGGAACTCGGGATCGGCGACGAGGCGAGCGCCGAAGCATACGGCCGCGACGTCATGCGGTTCGCGGTCGTGGTGTATTTCGTCTCGGCAGGACTCGTGTTCGTGTTCGCCGAGCCGATCGCGCTCGCCTTTGTCGGCGATCCGACCGCGCCCGCGCTGCCGATCACGGTGACGCTGATCTACGCCACCTGTGTCGGGATCGTGTTCCGCGGGCTCTCACGGACGGCCAGTGGCCCGCTCCGCGCGAGCGGCGACACTCGCTGGCCGTTCTACGGGCAGGTGCTGGGGTACGCGATCGCCATCCCGGTCGCCTACCTCGGCGCAGTCACGCCGCTCGGTCTCGCCGGGCTGGGGCTTGCGATCGTCATCGAGATGGTGGCTCCCGCGATCGTCAACTACTATCGGTTTTCGACCGGCAAGTGGAAAGCGATCAGTCGGTCGTACCGGCCGGCTGCGAGCTCCGGCGACTGA
- a CDS encoding Rieske (2Fe-2S) protein, translating into MPDGAHIADVADVPDVGSYLFTAADAFTNEQELILVRCDDEPGIQGWVNNCTHENQRLDRGTGAAMRDGTIICPKHGSMFDACSGECDNGEAAGTTLPPVEITVADGSAFLTDGNYTYLHDGGVGNDEPSSSSHLSF; encoded by the coding sequence ATGCCCGACGGAGCACACATCGCCGACGTCGCCGACGTGCCGGACGTCGGTTCCTACCTGTTCACGGCGGCGGATGCGTTCACCAACGAGCAGGAACTCATCCTCGTCCGCTGTGACGACGAGCCGGGTATCCAGGGCTGGGTCAACAACTGCACCCACGAGAACCAGCGCCTCGACCGCGGAACGGGGGCAGCGATGCGCGACGGGACAATCATCTGTCCGAAACACGGCTCGATGTTCGACGCCTGCTCCGGCGAGTGTGACAACGGGGAGGCCGCCGGGACGACGCTCCCGCCGGTCGAGATCACGGTCGCCGACGGGAGCGCGTTCCTGACCGACGGCAACTACACGTATCTGCACGACGGCGGCGTCGGCAACGACGAACCGAGTTCGTCCTCGCATCTCTCGTTCTGA
- a CDS encoding cyclase family protein gives MQIDLSHRIETGMTTYPGDPSVAVDPHATHPSDDCHVDSVELGSHTGTHVDAPLHIVPDGRALDSYSLDEFTFEAVRVDCTSLDDRDPVSIEYVPDCAAEIVVFWTGWSAHWNTERYLDHPYLTPDAATACAERGYAVGVDTLNPDPTPTENAVESEPDGFRAHRALLGADELIVENLRNLGAVDERFELRAYPLALGGDGAPVRAVGVVE, from the coding sequence ATGCAGATCGATCTCAGCCACCGAATCGAGACCGGCATGACGACCTATCCGGGCGATCCGTCGGTCGCCGTCGACCCGCACGCGACGCATCCTTCCGACGACTGCCACGTCGACAGCGTGGAACTGGGGAGCCATACGGGGACCCACGTCGACGCACCGCTGCATATCGTGCCGGACGGGCGAGCCCTCGACAGCTATTCGCTCGACGAGTTCACGTTCGAGGCCGTTCGGGTGGATTGCACGTCTCTGGACGATCGTGATCCCGTTTCGATCGAATACGTTCCCGACTGTGCTGCGGAGATCGTCGTCTTCTGGACCGGCTGGAGTGCCCACTGGAACACCGAGCGGTATCTCGATCATCCCTACCTGACGCCCGACGCCGCCACGGCGTGTGCCGAACGAGGCTATGCAGTCGGTGTGGACACACTGAATCCCGACCCAACGCCCACCGAAAACGCCGTCGAGAGCGAACCGGACGGGTTTCGGGCACATCGGGCGCTCCTCGGTGCCGACGAACTCATCGTCGAAAACCTCCGCAACCTCGGGGCGGTCGACGAACGCTTCGAACTCCGTGCGTATCCCCTGGCACTCGGTGGCGATGGCGCGCCGGTCCGCGCGGTCGGCGTCGTCGAGTGA